From Clostridia bacterium:
CCCGCCGGGCTGGTGCCTTCGTATTTATAGAAAATCCGGGCCGGGGTGTCTAGAGCTCTTTCCAGGCGCCGGGCGCGATAAAGCGGAGTGGGACGCCACAGTCTGTAGATGTCCAGCACCGGTCCCGGAATATCAATCCAGCGCTCGCGGGTGACTTCTTGCTCGATCAGGGCCGGAGGAAAGATCACTCCCAGGTCTTGGGGCCCGATGGGTTCTCTGGTGCCCGGATTGAGCGGCGGAGGCGGAAGGTTAGGCATATCCGCCTGGATGTTGTACCATTGAGCCGGCATCTCCTCTTCCCGAAGCAGGATCTTGTAGGCTTCGCTCATCTGGTCTCAACTCTCCTCTCCTAAGGCTAAAATACTGACCTAATTTTAATCAAGACCACCAAACTTGTCTACCGACCGTCACCGTGGCGTATCCCAAAAACTTGCCCTGGCGCGAGCCGTTATGGTTTGGCCTCCTGCTAACCGTGTAGCCTGATCAAACCGGGGTTCGAGCTTCGCGCTCCGGCGCGTACACCGCTTAGGCGCCGTCCATGGCGCCGGCGCGGCTTCGGCGGTCCGCCTCTTTGCGCCGCCTGATCATATCCACGAAGGCCTCCAGGCGGGTTACAAAGCCCGCCTCCCCGGTCTGCTCGTCAAAGAACATGGTCATGACCGGCAGATCGCAGTCCTGACTCGCCCGGGGCAGGATGGACTCGGCCACGATTTCCGGCATGCAGGTGAAGGGCGCAAGCTGAATGAGTCCGTCGAACCCTTTGCGGGCAAAGTAGACCACACTTCCCACCGACTCCCGGCCGTGCCCGCCCACAAAGTACCCCAGGTAGGGTTGGGCCAGCTTCTTGGCCTTCTTGGCCGGGCTGTCCAAACGCATGAAGCCCCCGAAAAGGTGATCGTTTATCCACTCGCTCAAGTAGAGGTCGCGCACCACCTCTGCCCCCATACGCCCCAGCTTGCGCTCGATGTCCAGGTTCATGAAGGGCTCGAGCAGGGTGTAGATCTCGCCCACCAGGGCGATGCGCACCACCTTTGCCTCCCGTACCGGGTCCCTTTCCACCGCGTCCAGTTCTGCCAGGGCCTGCTGCCTCGCCAGCTCCACCTCCCGGCGCGTGGCGGCGGCGTCTATGGCCGCCCGGGCCCGGTTGTAGATGCGGTCGGCCGTACCCAGCACCTTTTCCCGCGGCCTCAGCCACTCCACCCGTTTCTCCACCTCGTCCACCGCCCGCGTCTTCCACCAGGCCATGCGCACGCCCTGAATGGCCCGCCGCCAGTCCGTTTGGCAGAGGTACTTGATCTTGTCCACCAACTCGGAGAAGTGGGCATCGGGCGGTTCCAAGACCACCATTTCCATATCGTAGCCCAGGTCCTTTAGGATCTCCCTCTGCACCTGGGCGTAGTACCCGAAACGGCAGGGCCCCACCCCGCCGGCCATGACGATCACTTCGGCTCCCCGCTCTGCCGCCTCAATGTAGTTGCCCAGGTTTAGCTTGAGCGGTAGACAGGCAAACTCCGGGGAATGCTGGGTGCCCAGGCTCAAAGTACGCTTGGTGCAGGGAGGCGGGACCACCACCTCCAGCCCCAATCCCCCCAGAAGCGCCCTGGCGGTTATGTAGAGATTGCCCATGTGGGGAAAGGTAGCCTTCATTGCGCCGCCCTCCACGCGAGCATGTCGGTAAAGGCCTCCACCCGGGTCTGCAGACCCGCCTCGCCGGTTTGCTCGTCCAGGGTAAGGTAAAGGAAGGGGAGCTTCCTGGTGCGCTGGCTGAACCTTTCCACCAGGTCTCCCACCAGGCTGTCGGGGCCGCAGCCGAAGGAGGAAACGTGAATTATGCCGTCGATGTCGGGTCGCTGCAGGAAATGCAGGGTGCTGCCCACCAGACGCTTGCCCAGAGTCCAGAAGAGCCGCTTGGGCAGCCGGGCGGCCTCGGTCTCAATAACCGCGCCGGGTATTTGATCCGGCGTAACCACCTCGACTCCGAGACGGCCCAACCGGCCGATCAGATCCATGCTGATGTATTCGTCGTAAAGGTTGTAGCCGTGCCCCACCAGACCTACTTTCCAGCGCCCGGGGCCCTCTCCTTCTCCTCGACGGCGCCGACCCTCCGGTACCCCGGTCAGGCGCTCGATGGCCGGCCCGGGACGCAAGCCGGACTCCAGCAGGGCAACGTAGTGCTGGTAGACCGCCTGCGCCTTCTCCCAGGCAGCCAGAATTTGCCGCTTGTTGCGCGTAAGCAGCCTCCCCATCTCCAGGGCCACTTCCAGCACCTTCTCCGTACCCTGGCGGAGGTTGACGTTGGTATCGATAAACCGGGGCAGATCCCGCAGGCCGGCCCGCAGCATGTCCGGCAACCCCATGAACTTCGGGCAAATGTAGGCTTTGGGTTCCACACTGACCAACCGGGGGACGAATAGCAGGTCGGCCTTATTCCGCAGGGCCAGGACGTGGCCATAATACACCTTGATGGGCAGACAGGCCTCGTCCACCGCCCCCCGGACTCCCTGGTCCAGGATGGCCTTGTTCGTGGGCGGGGACACTTCTACCTTGGCCCCCAAGGCGGTGAAGAAGGCATGCCACAGGGGGAAGTAGTAATAATAAAAAAGGGCGCGCGGAATACCGATTCTCATCATTGCCGAGCTTCTCGGGTTCCCTCACCGCAGCCGTATACTCTCTCCACAACCTTAGACTCCGACGGTCCAGGCCTTATTATAACCCCACCGCCCGCATATTTCCATCTCCGCGGCCGCGCAGTTTTTCAACCCGGCGAGGGACAGCCTCCTTCCTGCTCCTCCCGCCCTTCCTTCCACACCGGGTAGCTGCCCAGCACCTTCACACTGCGCGCCCGGGCTTCCAACTCGCCCAATACCCCGGCCAGAGGAGGCAGCCGGTGATGTCCCCGACAATCCAGGAAGAATATGTAATCACCCAGCCGCCTCTTCCCGGGCCGGGACTCGATCCGGGTGAGATCGATCCCCGCCAGCGCAAACGGCGCCAGGAGTTCGTACAAGGCCCCGGGTCGGTTGGCCGCCGGCACCACGAGCAAGGAAGTCTTGTCGCTGCCCGTGGGCGGGACCACTCCCCGTCCCAGGACCACAAACCGGGTCACGTTGTCAGGCGAGTCCTCGAGATGCCTCCGGATCACGTTGAGCCCGTAAATCCCGGCCGCCAGCTCCGAGGCAATGGCCGCCGCCCGTGCCCCCTCCCGGGCGGCTCTCAAGGCAGCCTGGGCAGTACTGCTGGTGAGCTCCACCCGCCCCTTCGGCCAGTAAAGGTTAAGGAACCTCCGGCACTGGGCCAAGGCATGCGGGTGGGAGTAGATTACCTCGACTTCTTCCAGGCGCTGTGCCCTGCCCACCAGATGATGGCTTACGGGAATGATCACCTCGCCCTGGATCTGAGGCGTCCCGGAAACGAAT
This genomic window contains:
- a CDS encoding acyl-CoA dehydratase activase-related protein — translated: MRIGIPRALFYYYYFPLWHAFFTALGAKVEVSPPTNKAILDQGVRGAVDEACLPIKVYYGHVLALRNKADLLFVPRLVSVEPKAYICPKFMGLPDMLRAGLRDLPRFIDTNVNLRQGTEKVLEVALEMGRLLTRNKRQILAAWEKAQAVYQHYVALLESGLRPGPAIERLTGVPEGRRRRGEGEGPGRWKVGLVGHGYNLYDEYISMDLIGRLGRLGVEVVTPDQIPGAVIETEAARLPKRLFWTLGKRLVGSTLHFLQRPDIDGIIHVSSFGCGPDSLVGDLVERFSQRTRKLPFLYLTLDEQTGEAGLQTRVEAFTDMLAWRAAQ
- a CDS encoding CoA protein activase, with protein sequence MKATFPHMGNLYITARALLGGLGLEVVVPPPCTKRTLSLGTQHSPEFACLPLKLNLGNYIEAAERGAEVIVMAGGVGPCRFGYYAQVQREILKDLGYDMEMVVLEPPDAHFSELVDKIKYLCQTDWRRAIQGVRMAWWKTRAVDEVEKRVEWLRPREKVLGTADRIYNRARAAIDAAATRREVELARQQALAELDAVERDPVREAKVVRIALVGEIYTLLEPFMNLDIERKLGRMGAEVVRDLYLSEWINDHLFGGFMRLDSPAKKAKKLAQPYLGYFVGGHGRESVGSVVYFARKGFDGLIQLAPFTCMPEIVAESILPRASQDCDLPVMTMFFDEQTGEAGFVTRLEAFVDMIRRRKEADRRSRAGAMDGA
- the pheA gene encoding prephenate dehydratase, with translation MASSILGYLGPAGSFCEQAARCWAARQHGEVELVACEGMEEVVTGVERGRFFQGVIPLENSLEGSVPATLELFVSGTPQIQGEVIIPVSHHLVGRAQRLEEVEVIYSHPHALAQCRRFLNLYWPKGRVELTSSTAQAALRAAREGARAAAIASELAAGIYGLNVIRRHLEDSPDNVTRFVVLGRGVVPPTGSDKTSLLVVPAANRPGALYELLAPFALAGIDLTRIESRPGKRRLGDYIFFLDCRGHHRLPPLAGVLGELEARARSVKVLGSYPVWKEGREEQEGGCPSPG